Proteins encoded within one genomic window of Hyalangium minutum:
- a CDS encoding spermidine synthase — protein sequence MSRYAFTLFLSAFLLFGVQPLVGKFALPWFGGTPAVWTACMLFFQAALLAGYAYSHAVATRLRPRSQVKVHLGLLGLTALVLLGRALWAGSPVAPGAEWRPTGVEGLTGRLLAMLAVSIGLPFFVLSTTAPLLQSWFSRTRPGVSPYRLYALSNVGSFLALLSYPFLVEPYVPRDVQGWGWAAGFAVFLAGAIVCAREVWTRAEAASPVGATSELVPSPEETERPGLGRQLAWLALSACASVLLLATTNQLSQDVAAGPFLWVMPLALYLLTFILTFEREALYPRAACIVLLIISVGGVIRSIFEGPHFPLALQLFAHGGALLAGCMVCHGELYRLRPAPRHLSAFYLWVSVGGVAGGVIVSLLAPRFFDTYAEYPLALAASALVALVVLLPRPPELRRLERVGRNLAVLVLAAVVGGLVVAVADSRREVRLTARNFFGVVQVLESGMGDARLHHYSLKHGVITHGVQFVAPERRRLATAYFTPDSGLGLAIAELRRVRQAEGKPPGLRIGVLGLGVGTSAALTEAGDTVRFYEINPKVIALAWGEGGYFSYLKDTPAKVEVVEGDARISLEQELARGEAQSFDLLALDVFSSDSIPMHLLTEEAVALYRQHLLPQGVLALHISNVHLDLVPIALAHARKFGMHATLIVNETKRDDALRSLWMILSPSPEFSWGSTFTQSSGTVHRLELAEPTRITWTDELSSVLPVLRRPHKLVETRLIDSPPSAASMGQPASP from the coding sequence ATGTCCCGCTACGCCTTTACGCTCTTTCTCAGCGCCTTCCTGCTCTTTGGGGTTCAGCCGCTGGTAGGCAAGTTCGCGCTGCCGTGGTTCGGTGGAACTCCGGCGGTGTGGACGGCCTGCATGCTCTTCTTTCAGGCGGCACTGCTGGCGGGCTATGCGTACTCGCATGCGGTGGCTACGCGGCTGCGGCCCCGTTCCCAGGTGAAGGTGCACCTGGGGCTGCTGGGCCTCACGGCGCTGGTGCTCCTGGGGCGAGCGCTGTGGGCGGGTTCTCCGGTGGCGCCTGGGGCGGAGTGGCGGCCCACGGGAGTGGAGGGGCTCACCGGGCGGCTGCTGGCCATGCTGGCGGTGTCGATCGGCCTGCCATTCTTCGTGCTGTCCACCACGGCGCCCCTGCTGCAGAGCTGGTTCTCGCGGACGCGGCCGGGCGTCTCGCCGTACCGGCTCTATGCGCTGTCCAACGTGGGCTCGTTCCTGGCGTTGTTGAGCTACCCCTTCCTCGTGGAGCCCTATGTGCCGCGCGATGTGCAGGGCTGGGGCTGGGCAGCGGGGTTCGCGGTGTTCCTCGCGGGGGCCATCGTCTGTGCCCGGGAGGTGTGGACGCGGGCCGAGGCGGCCAGTCCGGTGGGAGCCACTTCCGAGCTCGTGCCCTCGCCCGAGGAGACGGAGCGGCCGGGGCTGGGACGCCAGTTGGCGTGGCTGGCGCTGAGTGCGTGCGCATCCGTGCTGCTGCTGGCGACGACGAACCAGCTCTCGCAGGATGTGGCGGCCGGCCCGTTCCTCTGGGTGATGCCGCTGGCGCTCTACCTGCTCACCTTTATCCTCACCTTCGAGCGCGAGGCGCTGTACCCGCGCGCGGCCTGCATTGTCCTGCTCATCATCAGTGTGGGGGGGGTTATCCGCTCCATCTTCGAAGGCCCTCACTTTCCGCTGGCACTTCAGCTGTTTGCGCACGGTGGCGCGCTGCTGGCGGGATGCATGGTGTGCCACGGGGAGCTGTACCGGCTGCGGCCAGCGCCCCGTCACTTGAGCGCCTTCTACCTTTGGGTGTCGGTGGGCGGCGTGGCGGGGGGCGTCATCGTCAGCCTGCTGGCGCCGCGCTTCTTCGACACCTATGCGGAGTACCCACTGGCGCTGGCGGCCAGCGCGCTGGTGGCACTGGTGGTGTTGCTCCCGCGTCCGCCGGAGCTGCGGCGGCTGGAGCGAGTGGGGCGGAACCTGGCGGTGCTGGTGCTGGCGGCGGTAGTGGGAGGGCTGGTGGTGGCGGTAGCGGACAGCCGGCGCGAGGTGCGGCTGACGGCGCGCAACTTCTTCGGGGTGGTGCAGGTGCTGGAGAGCGGGATGGGGGATGCGCGCCTGCACCATTATTCGCTCAAGCACGGCGTCATTACCCATGGGGTGCAATTCGTCGCACCGGAGCGCCGGAGGCTGGCCACCGCGTACTTCACGCCGGACAGCGGCCTGGGGCTGGCCATCGCCGAGCTCCGCCGCGTGCGCCAGGCCGAGGGCAAGCCGCCCGGGCTGCGCATCGGGGTGCTGGGGCTGGGAGTGGGCACCAGTGCCGCGCTCACGGAAGCGGGGGACACGGTTCGTTTCTACGAGATCAACCCGAAGGTCATCGCCTTGGCGTGGGGGGAGGGTGGCTACTTCAGCTATCTCAAGGACACGCCTGCGAAGGTGGAGGTGGTGGAGGGCGACGCGCGCATCTCGCTGGAGCAGGAGCTGGCGCGGGGAGAGGCGCAGTCCTTCGATTTGCTGGCGCTGGACGTGTTCAGCTCGGACTCGATTCCGATGCACCTGCTCACCGAGGAGGCGGTGGCGCTGTACCGTCAGCACCTGCTCCCTCAGGGAGTGCTGGCGCTGCACATCAGTAACGTGCATCTGGACCTGGTGCCGATCGCGCTGGCGCACGCTCGGAAGTTCGGGATGCACGCCACGCTCATCGTCAACGAGACGAAGAGGGATGATGCGCTGCGGAGCCTGTGGATGATCCTCAGCCCAAGCCCGGAGTTTTCCTGGGGTTCCACTTTCACTCAGTCGAGCGGCACGGTTCACCGGCTGGAGCTGGCGGAGCCGACGCGGATCACCTGGACGGACGAGCTCAGCAGCGTACTCCCAGTGCTACGGCGCCCGCACAAGCTGGTGGAGACGCGGCTGATCGACAGCCCTCCGTCTGCTGCCTCCATGGGCCAGCCCGCCTCTCCCTGA
- a CDS encoding chloride channel protein: MVVSPKLRARLRDVVQQLLVAVQQLRLPGPSVLPVAGAVVGVYSGLAAGLFANLIGLVRGGSYGVPLLVDAFRTGSETQARLAESLTNARWHFEFIIVGIPLSLGALGLARLIKPGEGREEVKRRLEVLALLVMGALSLYYPLVALSAVNEVLGHIHRDVEHISPFLVVLVPMLGGMVVGRLLQARPETHGHGVPEVVKAVESEGRLPARNGLLKLIASAVTIGTGGSAGREGPIVYGGAAFGSEVGRTLGFTRRELAILMASGAGAGIAASFNAPVAGAIFAMEILLREFQLRVFSPIILASVTATMVSRGIMGSAPMLERVAYMMVSGWEVVFYALLGLVCGGLAYAFIQCLHGVEEFFQGKRPGKVSAWLGLQPLPVRAGIGGALVGLIALAHPVVWGTGHEYANDALVRGLSLSLLASGCVLKLVGTSLTLGSGGSGGTFFPVTVIGAMAGGAFGEILHAVLPNATAPSGAYAMVGMGGAVAAMTRGPLTGMMMVYELSGNYAIILPLMVTCTLASALCHVLVERKAARAGEERLALRRTPVRELAIWEEAVSSELSVEDLRERLISSKAAALPVRGTDGRLRGVVVAGALGERWRQAGEAATVESLLDGAPVLPQEAPVSEALATMDAQGVEVLAVDGGEQVGVVTRLGLERFLQAGHGKAPPHELPFGVTEMR; the protein is encoded by the coding sequence ATGGTGGTCTCCCCCAAGCTTCGCGCGCGGCTCCGGGATGTGGTGCAGCAACTGCTGGTGGCGGTGCAACAGCTCCGGCTGCCAGGGCCCTCGGTGCTCCCCGTGGCCGGCGCGGTCGTCGGTGTCTACAGCGGCCTCGCCGCCGGCCTCTTCGCCAACCTCATCGGTCTCGTGCGCGGGGGGAGCTACGGCGTCCCGCTGCTCGTGGATGCGTTCCGCACGGGCTCGGAGACCCAAGCCCGCCTCGCCGAGTCCCTCACCAACGCTCGCTGGCACTTCGAGTTCATCATCGTCGGCATCCCGCTGTCCCTCGGGGCCCTTGGCCTCGCGCGCCTCATCAAGCCCGGTGAAGGACGTGAGGAGGTGAAGCGTCGCCTCGAAGTCCTCGCCCTGCTCGTCATGGGCGCCCTGTCGCTCTATTACCCCCTCGTGGCCCTGTCCGCCGTGAACGAGGTGCTCGGCCACATTCACCGGGACGTGGAGCACATCTCTCCCTTCCTCGTGGTGCTCGTGCCCATGCTCGGCGGCATGGTGGTGGGCCGCCTGCTCCAGGCCCGGCCCGAGACCCACGGCCACGGCGTCCCCGAAGTCGTCAAAGCCGTGGAGAGCGAAGGCCGGCTCCCCGCGCGCAATGGCCTGCTCAAGCTCATCGCCTCGGCCGTCACCATCGGCACGGGCGGCTCGGCGGGGCGCGAAGGCCCCATCGTCTACGGCGGCGCCGCGTTCGGCTCCGAAGTGGGCCGCACCCTCGGCTTCACCCGCCGCGAGCTCGCCATCCTCATGGCCAGTGGCGCGGGCGCGGGCATCGCCGCCTCCTTCAATGCCCCCGTGGCCGGCGCCATCTTCGCCATGGAGATCCTCCTGCGCGAGTTCCAGCTCCGCGTCTTCTCTCCCATCATCCTCGCCAGCGTCACCGCCACCATGGTGAGCCGCGGCATCATGGGCAGTGCGCCCATGCTCGAGCGCGTCGCGTACATGATGGTCAGTGGCTGGGAGGTCGTCTTCTACGCCCTGCTCGGGCTGGTGTGCGGAGGCCTCGCCTACGCCTTCATCCAGTGCCTGCACGGCGTGGAGGAGTTCTTCCAGGGCAAGCGCCCCGGCAAGGTGTCCGCCTGGCTCGGCCTGCAGCCCCTCCCGGTGCGAGCGGGAATCGGCGGCGCGCTGGTGGGGCTCATCGCGCTGGCCCACCCCGTGGTGTGGGGCACCGGCCACGAGTACGCCAACGACGCGCTCGTGCGTGGGCTGTCGCTGTCGCTGCTGGCCTCCGGGTGCGTGCTCAAGCTGGTGGGCACCTCGCTGACGCTGGGCTCGGGAGGCTCCGGCGGCACGTTCTTCCCCGTCACGGTCATTGGCGCCATGGCAGGGGGCGCCTTCGGAGAAATCCTCCACGCGGTGCTGCCGAACGCCACCGCTCCCAGTGGCGCCTACGCCATGGTGGGCATGGGCGGCGCCGTGGCGGCCATGACGCGCGGGCCGCTCACCGGGATGATGATGGTGTACGAGCTGAGCGGTAACTACGCCATCATCCTGCCGCTCATGGTGACGTGCACGCTGGCCTCGGCGCTCTGCCACGTCCTCGTGGAGCGCAAGGCCGCGCGCGCCGGAGAGGAGCGGCTCGCCCTGCGGCGCACGCCGGTGCGAGAGCTCGCCATCTGGGAAGAGGCCGTGTCGTCGGAGCTCTCCGTGGAGGACCTGCGCGAGCGGTTGATCTCGTCGAAGGCCGCGGCGCTTCCGGTTCGAGGCACGGACGGACGATTGCGAGGCGTCGTCGTCGCCGGTGCCCTGGGCGAGCGCTGGCGGCAGGCCGGAGAGGCCGCCACGGTGGAGTCCCTGCTGGACGGTGCCCCCGTGCTCCCTCAGGAGGCCCCCGTGTCCGAGGCCCTGGCCACCATGGATGCGCAGGGCGTGGAGGTGCTCGCGGTGGACGGCGGAGAGCAGGTGGGGGTCGTCACGCGCCTCGGGCTGGAGCGCTTCCTCCAGGCAGGCCACGGCAAAGCGCCCCCGCACGAGCTGCCGTTCGGCGTCACCGAGATGCGCTGA
- a CDS encoding YoaK family protein, translating into MPFSAETSPASRRAYSLLALLLAGVAGSVNAISFFAVGTHTSHMTGNLANVGEYLATGRWSTAIGAGQLVLAFLLGAMSATVLIDLARHRRRGRHATALLVEALTLASVGFWSSRHPDSREPTVFWGMAYAMGLQNALVTRVSGAVVRTTHMTGVITDIGIQLVKMMTWVRDGARGHGLGGLVWMLRRLPTAEQFARTRLHLGLATAFLFGCTAGPLLFFRFGPAAMAVPCGVLALLVVLDVSPAGEFVPMTPGA; encoded by the coding sequence ATGCCCTTCTCCGCTGAAACTTCGCCCGCGAGCCGTCGCGCCTACTCCCTGCTGGCTCTGCTACTTGCGGGGGTGGCGGGCTCGGTGAATGCGATCAGCTTCTTCGCCGTGGGCACGCACACGTCCCACATGACGGGCAACCTGGCCAATGTGGGCGAGTACCTCGCTACCGGGCGGTGGAGCACGGCGATCGGCGCGGGCCAGCTCGTGCTGGCCTTCCTGCTGGGGGCCATGAGCGCCACGGTGCTCATTGACTTGGCGCGTCACCGGCGGCGAGGGCGGCATGCTACGGCGCTCCTGGTGGAGGCGCTCACGCTGGCCTCCGTGGGCTTCTGGTCCTCGAGGCACCCGGACTCCCGAGAGCCCACCGTGTTCTGGGGCATGGCCTACGCCATGGGCCTTCAGAACGCGCTCGTCACCCGCGTGTCCGGCGCGGTGGTGCGCACCACGCACATGACGGGCGTCATCACCGACATCGGCATCCAGTTGGTGAAGATGATGACGTGGGTGCGGGATGGGGCGCGCGGCCATGGGCTCGGAGGGCTGGTGTGGATGCTCCGCCGGCTGCCCACCGCCGAGCAGTTCGCTCGCACCCGGCTGCACCTGGGGCTCGCAACGGCCTTTCTCTTCGGGTGCACCGCGGGGCCGCTGCTGTTCTTCCGCTTCGGCCCGGCCGCCATGGCCGTGCCCTGCGGTGTCCTCGCGCTGCTGGTGGTGCTCGATGTGAGCCCCGCCGGCGAGTTCGTGCCGATGACGCCAGGTGCCTGA
- a CDS encoding carboxypeptidase-like regulatory domain-containing protein translates to MRRLAQAWVWLVVAAAMGLALYGRASSRAVPQVAVNESPRAESASDTPGELTWGSPEELRTLPVTEAASEGDGLLELRVMAGGRPVPRAQVRLYRREGLSRETGKMDWRIAASGATGNDGKLLMPARAGSYLLVARANGFAPARLNLMHPLGGPRTPAILRMEEASTFWGTTVLQGSGRALPGAELTFTPDVRPWEQGMHAAAPAEERVTVTSDASGRFRVEGLAPGLYLVEGLAPGSTTPVEWTLWLPSSEPRVLALTTPGTAVRKRIVKRAPSSELRCGD, encoded by the coding sequence ATGCGGAGGTTGGCGCAAGCATGGGTGTGGCTGGTGGTGGCGGCCGCCATGGGGCTTGCGCTGTATGGGCGTGCGTCTTCGCGTGCCGTGCCCCAGGTGGCGGTGAATGAGTCGCCCAGAGCCGAGTCCGCGAGCGACACACCAGGCGAGCTGACGTGGGGCTCGCCTGAAGAGCTGCGAACGCTGCCCGTGACCGAGGCCGCCAGCGAGGGGGACGGGCTGCTGGAGCTGCGTGTGATGGCGGGAGGCCGCCCGGTTCCTCGAGCCCAGGTGCGGCTGTACCGGCGCGAGGGCCTCAGCCGGGAGACAGGCAAGATGGACTGGCGGATCGCGGCCTCGGGCGCCACGGGGAATGACGGGAAGCTGTTGATGCCGGCGCGCGCGGGCTCCTATCTCCTGGTGGCGCGGGCGAACGGCTTCGCGCCGGCCCGGCTCAACCTGATGCACCCGCTGGGAGGACCCCGGACGCCGGCGATCCTCCGCATGGAGGAGGCCAGCACCTTCTGGGGCACAACGGTGCTGCAGGGCTCGGGGAGGGCGCTGCCGGGCGCGGAGCTGACGTTCACGCCGGACGTGCGCCCCTGGGAGCAGGGCATGCACGCGGCCGCACCGGCCGAGGAGCGGGTGACGGTGACGAGCGACGCCTCAGGCCGCTTCCGCGTGGAGGGACTCGCGCCCGGGCTCTACCTGGTGGAGGGCCTGGCACCAGGGAGCACCACGCCGGTGGAGTGGACCCTCTGGCTGCCCTCGTCGGAGCCGCGGGTGCTGGCGCTGACCACGCCGGGCACGGCGGTGCGCAAGAGAATCGTCAAGCGGGCTCCCTCGTCGGAGCTCCGCTGCGGCGACTGA
- a CDS encoding histidine triad nucleotide-binding protein gives MSNCLFCKIRDGLIPARVVHRDDVCMAFEDINPQAPTHVVFIPLKHIPTVNDIAQEDREAVGHLYTAAAQVAKARGHSEKGYRLVMNCNDDAGQTVFHIHLHLIAGRPMGWPPG, from the coding sequence ATGTCCAACTGCCTCTTCTGCAAGATTCGCGATGGTCTGATCCCCGCCCGGGTCGTCCACCGGGACGACGTGTGCATGGCGTTCGAGGACATCAATCCCCAGGCGCCTACGCACGTGGTCTTCATTCCGCTCAAGCACATCCCCACGGTGAACGACATCGCCCAGGAGGACCGTGAGGCGGTGGGGCACCTGTACACGGCGGCGGCTCAGGTGGCGAAGGCGCGCGGCCACTCGGAGAAGGGCTACCGGCTCGTCATGAACTGCAACGACGACGCCGGCCAGACGGTGTTCCACATCCACCTGCACCTGATCGCGGGCCGGCCCATGGGGTGGCCGCCGGGGTAA
- the hprK gene encoding HPr(Ser) kinase/phosphatase, with protein sequence MSTTRSIRISALLEDRDYDLQLTLVAGEKGLTRTLNSPRIQKPGLALTGFTEHLHPHRVQVFGNTEISYLRTLSEEKQREVLTRLFKEDLACVVVTKSLELPPVLIETCEESSLALMKTPLLSSTFIQQVQAFLEEALTETSSIHGVLMDVFGVGILLLGKSGIGKSEIALDLVMRGQRLVADDIVDVARRKPGAVYGAGNPVIKHHMEIRGLGIINIKDLFGVSAVREQKKIELVMELQEWDPDQEYDRLGVEDRFLDIIGVQVPLSVVPVRPGRNMATIVEVAARNHLLKLQGHHSAREFAEKLNRAIAEGAMRRTLGEEVE encoded by the coding sequence ATGAGCACAACTCGCTCCATTCGCATCTCTGCCCTCCTCGAGGACCGGGACTACGACCTCCAGCTCACCCTGGTCGCTGGTGAGAAGGGGCTGACCCGGACCCTCAACTCCCCGCGCATCCAGAAGCCCGGGCTGGCGCTGACCGGCTTCACCGAGCACTTGCACCCGCACCGGGTCCAGGTGTTCGGCAACACGGAGATCTCCTACCTGCGCACGCTCTCCGAGGAGAAGCAGCGCGAGGTGCTCACCCGCCTCTTCAAGGAGGACCTGGCCTGCGTGGTGGTCACCAAGAGCCTGGAACTGCCACCGGTGCTCATCGAGACCTGCGAGGAGTCCAGCCTGGCGCTGATGAAGACGCCGCTGCTCTCCAGCACCTTCATCCAGCAGGTGCAGGCCTTCCTGGAGGAGGCGCTCACGGAGACCAGCAGCATCCACGGGGTGCTGATGGACGTGTTCGGCGTGGGCATCCTGCTGCTGGGCAAGAGCGGCATCGGTAAGAGCGAGATCGCCCTGGACCTGGTGATGCGCGGGCAGCGGCTGGTGGCCGACGACATCGTCGACGTGGCGCGCCGCAAGCCGGGCGCCGTCTACGGGGCGGGCAACCCGGTCATCAAGCACCACATGGAAATCCGGGGCTTGGGCATCATCAACATCAAGGACTTGTTCGGCGTGTCGGCCGTGCGCGAGCAGAAGAAGATCGAGCTCGTGATGGAGCTGCAGGAGTGGGACCCCGACCAGGAATACGACCGGCTGGGGGTGGAAGATCGCTTCCTGGACATCATCGGGGTGCAAGTCCCCCTGTCGGTGGTGCCGGTTCGTCCAGGCCGTAACATGGCGACCATTGTCGAAGTGGCCGCGCGCAACCACTTGCTCAAACTTCAGGGCCACCATTCGGCGCGCGAGTTCGCGGAGAAGCTCAACCGTGCTATTGCCGAGGGAGCGATGCGTCGTACGTTGGGAGAAGAGGTCGAGTGA
- the rapZ gene encoding RNase adapter RapZ — MSAPAKHIVIITGMSGSGKSTAIRALEDAGFFCIDNLPVLLLPKLTELAGSGQIERMALVVDVREGIFLKEAPRVLDEVRRAGHQVEVLFLDSSDDSLIRRFSETRRRHPLAPTGTVADGIKAEREELRDLRELADQVIDSSALNVHDLKRMVQARFSPEPAAGPSLSVMSFGYRHGVPPQADLVLDVRFLPNPYFVPELKGLTGKNPKVSAYVLDREETQQFLSKVVDLCRFLFPRYQKEGKAYLTVALGCTGGKHRSVAIAAELTRQLQPEIPRIQLWDRDIEKE; from the coding sequence GTGAGCGCGCCCGCCAAGCACATCGTCATCATCACCGGCATGTCCGGCTCCGGTAAGTCCACGGCCATCCGTGCGCTGGAGGATGCTGGCTTCTTTTGCATCGACAACCTGCCCGTGTTGTTGCTGCCCAAACTGACGGAGCTGGCCGGCAGTGGGCAGATCGAGCGCATGGCGCTCGTCGTGGACGTGCGCGAGGGCATCTTCCTCAAGGAGGCCCCCCGCGTGCTGGACGAGGTCCGCCGCGCCGGGCACCAGGTGGAAGTCTTGTTCCTGGACTCCAGCGACGACAGCCTCATCCGCCGCTTCAGCGAGACGCGCCGCCGCCACCCACTGGCCCCCACGGGCACGGTGGCCGACGGCATCAAGGCCGAGCGCGAGGAGCTGCGCGACTTGCGCGAGCTGGCCGACCAGGTCATCGACTCGTCCGCGCTGAACGTGCACGACTTGAAGCGGATGGTGCAGGCGCGCTTCAGCCCGGAGCCGGCGGCGGGGCCCTCGCTGTCGGTGATGTCGTTCGGCTACCGGCACGGGGTGCCGCCGCAAGCGGACCTGGTGCTGGACGTGCGCTTCCTGCCCAACCCGTACTTCGTGCCCGAGCTGAAGGGGCTCACGGGGAAGAACCCCAAGGTGTCCGCGTACGTGCTGGACCGCGAGGAGACGCAGCAGTTCCTCTCCAAGGTGGTGGACCTGTGCCGCTTCCTGTTCCCTCGCTACCAGAAGGAGGGCAAGGCGTACCTCACGGTGGCGCTGGGCTGCACCGGCGGCAAGCACCGCTCGGTGGCCATCGCGGCCGAGCTGACGCGGCAGCTCCAGCCGGAGATTCCACGCATCCAGCTCTGGGACCGCGACATCGAGAAGGAGTAG
- a CDS encoding class I SAM-dependent methyltransferase codes for MASESNENHVRQVYGEIALAYEVLFPSLHRYEDRVERFLAEAVKPGCRVLDVGCGTGLLTRGLDASVEVVGLDLAPEMIELARKGRPSGTWQEHSYHQPIPSELGHFDVVLAVGCLDFCDDLRQVLHHFGSALKPEGRMLFTVLERRQGLDGHEIHRRQVKTAGPAVWVTFPSFEETASALTTAGLLPYRYTHAPGWVHLMEQRTMYFGWWEVGRR; via the coding sequence ATGGCCTCTGAGAGCAACGAGAACCACGTCCGGCAGGTATATGGAGAGATTGCTCTCGCGTACGAGGTGCTCTTCCCGTCGCTGCACCGCTACGAGGACCGGGTGGAGCGCTTCCTGGCGGAGGCGGTGAAGCCGGGCTGCCGGGTGTTGGACGTGGGCTGCGGCACGGGCCTGCTGACCCGGGGGTTGGACGCGTCCGTGGAGGTGGTGGGGCTGGACCTGGCGCCGGAGATGATCGAGTTGGCGCGCAAGGGGCGCCCCTCGGGCACGTGGCAGGAGCACAGCTACCACCAGCCCATCCCCTCGGAGCTGGGGCACTTCGACGTGGTGCTGGCGGTGGGCTGCCTGGACTTCTGCGATGACCTGCGGCAGGTGCTGCACCACTTCGGGAGCGCGCTGAAGCCCGAGGGACGGATGCTCTTCACCGTGCTGGAGCGCCGCCAGGGGCTGGACGGGCACGAGATCCACCGGCGCCAGGTGAAGACGGCGGGGCCGGCGGTGTGGGTAACGTTCCCCTCGTTCGAGGAGACGGCCTCGGCGCTCACCACCGCGGGGCTGCTGCCCTACCGCTACACCCACGCGCCCGGCTGGGTGCACCTCATGGAGCAGCGGACCATGTACTTCGGCTGGTGGGAGGTGGGGCGGCGCTGA
- a CDS encoding methyl-accepting chemotaxis protein, producing MMRASIGRRLYVSFGLLVVAFAVLGGANIVSSYGFARSVESSLERSLTLAPELFELRMIHQRTTVLFLSGAQKDSAPPSEELSSQEERFAHSLGALREKGYPGARLNDVQGRFTGLLLLGRKLLAVSGEADPQGAFLLFQQQTHELEQQLDAMAKDEVSTVRTSLKVLRRNFEKGAWTFAGGVVGCILVALLLAFGLRRSLVHPLRALTGVAREISENGDLTLHVPVRSGDEVGQLAHAFREMVERLRTIHNELRASGGTLATSAANVRRSAVQQQETVSSQAAALHQTRVTAEALRETSSVAAQRAHSVLDLAVRADTLGRAGETSIAQSVSGLANLGAQVQEIAQRIRNLGESTQQIGAITKTVKALADRSNMLALNAAIEAVRSGEHGKGFAVVAQEIRSLADQSIEATVRVREILDAVGRAVAETVSITQRNAEQMQGGLEQVSATGESLRELSGLIRANASAVKEIVAAVSQQDLGIAQIFLAVSELSKMMADTEKELDATKTAAVMLDDVSQKLTDVVTRYRA from the coding sequence ATGATGAGGGCCAGTATCGGCCGGAGGCTGTATGTGTCCTTCGGTCTGCTCGTCGTGGCGTTTGCCGTGCTGGGAGGGGCGAACATCGTCTCGTCCTACGGCTTTGCCCGCAGTGTGGAGAGCTCGCTGGAGCGTTCGCTCACCCTCGCGCCGGAGCTGTTCGAGCTGCGGATGATCCACCAGCGGACCACGGTCCTGTTCTTGTCGGGGGCCCAGAAGGACTCGGCTCCGCCCTCGGAGGAGCTGTCCTCGCAGGAGGAGCGCTTCGCCCACAGCCTCGGGGCGCTGCGGGAGAAGGGGTACCCCGGGGCCCGGCTCAATGACGTGCAAGGGCGCTTCACCGGGCTCCTGCTCTTGGGCCGCAAGCTGCTGGCCGTCTCGGGAGAGGCAGACCCTCAGGGCGCCTTTCTCCTCTTCCAGCAGCAGACCCATGAGCTGGAGCAGCAGTTGGACGCGATGGCGAAGGACGAGGTGAGCACGGTGCGCACCTCCTTGAAGGTGCTCCGGCGGAACTTCGAGAAGGGCGCGTGGACATTCGCCGGAGGGGTTGTGGGCTGCATCCTCGTGGCGCTGCTGCTGGCCTTCGGGCTGCGGCGCTCGCTGGTGCACCCGCTGCGGGCGCTCACGGGGGTGGCGCGGGAGATCAGCGAGAACGGGGACCTGACGCTCCACGTGCCTGTGCGCTCGGGGGATGAGGTGGGGCAGCTGGCGCACGCCTTCCGGGAGATGGTGGAGCGCCTGCGCACCATTCACAACGAGCTGCGCGCCTCGGGGGGCACGCTGGCCACCTCGGCGGCGAACGTGCGCCGCTCGGCCGTGCAGCAGCAGGAGACGGTGAGCAGCCAGGCGGCGGCGCTGCACCAGACGCGCGTCACCGCCGAGGCGCTGCGGGAGACCTCATCGGTGGCGGCCCAGCGCGCGCACTCCGTGCTGGACCTGGCCGTGCGGGCGGACACGCTGGGGCGCGCGGGGGAGACGTCCATTGCCCAGAGCGTCTCCGGGCTGGCGAACCTGGGGGCGCAGGTGCAGGAGATTGCCCAGCGCATCCGCAACCTGGGGGAGAGCACCCAGCAGATCGGCGCCATCACCAAGACGGTGAAGGCGCTGGCGGACCGCTCCAACATGTTGGCGCTCAATGCCGCCATCGAGGCGGTGCGCAGCGGCGAGCACGGCAAGGGCTTCGCCGTGGTGGCGCAGGAGATCCGCTCGCTGGCGGATCAATCCATCGAGGCCACGGTCCGGGTGCGCGAGATTCTGGACGCGGTGGGCCGCGCGGTGGCGGAGACGGTCAGCATCACCCAGCGCAACGCCGAGCAGATGCAGGGAGGGCTGGAGCAGGTGAGCGCCACGGGCGAGAGCCTGCGGGAGCTGTCCGGCCTCATTCGCGCGAACGCCAGCGCGGTGAAGGAGATCGTCGCCGCGGTCAGCCAGCAGGACCTGGGCATCGCGCAGATCTTCCTGGCGGTGAGCGAGCTCTCCAAGATGATGGCGGACACGGAGAAGGAGCTGGACGCCACGAAGACGGCGGCGGTGATGCTCGATGACGTGTCCCAGAAGCTCACGGACGTGGTGACGCGCTACCGGGCTTGA